A stretch of Henckelia pumila isolate YLH828 chromosome 4, ASM3356847v2, whole genome shotgun sequence DNA encodes these proteins:
- the LOC140864028 gene encoding mitochondrial import receptor subunit TOM5 homolog, translating into MADRLLSVEDIKAFWHSQVHDPEKWELNMKLFRAFGLFAGSIILMRQYGDMMAV; encoded by the exons ATGGCGGACCGTCTGTTATCGGTGGAGGATATCAAAGCTTTTTGGCACTCTCAAGTCCATGACCCTGAAAAATGGGAGCTCAACATG AAATTATTCCGTGCATTTGGGCTCTTTGCTGGCTCCATTATCTTGATGCGCCAGTATGGTGATATGATGGCCGTATGA
- the LOC140866290 gene encoding mitochondrial import inner membrane translocase subunit Tim9-like, giving the protein MDKSMLGDLDALPEEDKLRMTAMIDQLQIRDSLRMYNSLVERCFTDCVDNFRRKTLDKQEETCIRRCAEKFLKHSMRVGMRFAELNQGAATQD; this is encoded by the exons ATGGACAAGAGTATGCTCGGAGATTTGGACGCTCTTCCGGAGGAAGATAAGCTCCGGATGACCGCCATGATCGACCAGCTCCAAATCCGCGACAG TTTAAGGATGTATAACTCATTGGTGGAGAGATGTTTCACCGATTGTGTTGACAATTTCCGTCGCAAAACTCTCGACAAGCAAGAGGAAACTTGCATACGCAGGTGTGCCGAGAAGTTCCTGAAACACTCTATGCGTGTTGGCATGAGATTTGCGGAGCTTAACCAGGGTGCTGCTACACAAGATTAG
- the LOC140866747 gene encoding uncharacterized protein, translated as MKVMAAAPYSPLTVRSMAAKKPVSSTAKTVSSRKSTTVYPLGEPARVGTTASGTPVKLLTRVEQLRLLSKAEKAGLLSAAEKAGLSLSAIEKLGLLSKAEDFGVLSIATDPGTPSTLLTLSLFLLVLGPLFVFLVPEDYPWQIGLQFAVAAVSIVGGSAAFATSNLLSSLQK; from the exons ATGAAGGTTATGGCGGCGGCACCATATTCGCCTCTTACAGTCAGATCCATGGCTGCTAAAAAGCCCGTCTCTTCTACCGCCAAAACTGTTAGCTCCAGAAAG AGTACGACGGTCTACCCTCTGGGAGAGCCCGCACGAGTCGGCACCACAGCATCGGGGACGCCGGTGAAGCTTTTGACAAGAGTGGAGCAGCTGCGCCTCCTCAGTAAGGCGGAGAAGGCCGGCCTGCTATCAGCGGCGGAGAAAGCAGGGTTGTCGTTGTCTGCTATAGAGAAGCTCGGCCTACTCTCTAAAGCAGAGGATTTCGGTGTCCTGTCGATTGCTACCGACCCTGGAACGCCCTCGACTCTGCTCACTCTGAGCCTGTTTTTGCTTGTTTTGGGGCCTCTGTTTGTTTTCTTGGTGCCGGAAGATTACCCTTGGCAGATAGGACTGCAGTTCGCGGTGGCTGCGGTTTCTATAGTTGGTGGATCTGCTGCTTTTGCTACCTCAAATCTTTTGTCTAGTCTGCAGAAATGA